The Desmodus rotundus isolate HL8 chromosome 2, HLdesRot8A.1, whole genome shotgun sequence region AACTATACCATCTCTGGATCCCCGGAGGGACTGTGCAAGCCTCAGCACCCCCTGGCAAACACCAAAGGCCCAGCAAGGGCAGCTCTCCAAACTCACCCTGGTGCCAGGCCTCGCCTGGAGACAGCCTGTGGCCCCGGGGTGCCCAGAAGTGCCCACCAGCACCTCTCCCCGCAGAGGCCCCTGGCGCTGCATTCGTGTACCCACAGAAACCCCCAAGAGGTAGGAGCCCCTCAGCCAGAGGTCGGTGTccagcagctgggaggggaggatGCTGGTCTGTTACGGAATGAATTGTGGCCCtcaaattcatacattgaagccctaactcctAAAGTGACTATTTTGGGGGAGAGGGTCATTCCAGAGGTAATTAGGTTAAAATGAGGTTACAAGGGTGCGCCCTCATCAAACAAGACCAGTGTCCCTATAACAAGAGGAaatgctctggccaggtggctcacttggttagagcatcatctcctACACCAaacggttgtgggttcgatccccagtcagggcacatacataggttgtgggttcaactggggcacatacaggaggcaaccgatcagcgtttctctcatctctctctctctctctctctctctctctctctctctctctctcttcccctctctctcaagtcaataaacatatcctcagaagagaataaaaaagaggaggaggagattggaacacagacacacagagggacagccatgtgaagacacaggagaCGCGTCTACATGCCAAGGCCAGAGGCCCCAGGAGTAACCAGCCCAGTGACACCCTGACCTTGGATgtgcagcctccaggactgtgagacaaGGAacgtctgttgtttaagcctcctGGTCTGTGGTGTTTGTTGTGGCCCAAACTGACCGAGACAGGGGCCTAAGGTCCTGGGCGTCTAGGACCACCGAGCTGTGAGCACCGAGGGGCAGGCAACCCCACAGTCGGGTTGGCCCTCAAACCCCAACATCTTCATCCTGGTCCCCACAACAAAGTGACTGGAGACCCTGCACTTGAAGCCAAACCCCCGAAAGGAGGCGACACCAGGCCCTGGTCCTGACCTCAGGGCCCAGGAGGTCCCCTACCCGCTGTAGCCTGCAGCAGAGACGGCCCGGAGGGCTCCGGCAGGAACAGTGGTACATTTCCCGTGGAACCAGTCCCACACCAGGGCTTGGCCACGGCTGGAACTCAAGATGCAGGAATTGGACCTGGCGTGACGCTGGGTTGTGAGACCATAAACATTCTAGTAGGTGCTATAAATAGTCCCTGAATAGGGGACCCCAAAAAGCTCCACCATTTATAGGGAACAGAGACCTCACCTGGCACCCAGACCCTGGTTTCCATCACCATCTCCAATGAGAGGGATCAGCACTCCCCATTCCAGACCCAGGCAGGAAACAGGCGCAGTGAGCCTCTCAGCACACCGGGGGCTGGCCTGACTTCCGTGGAAGGCCCCTGCTTCCCCGAAATATCTCCCAGATAAactgcctgccctgggccagcTGCAAGGGTGACTGGCCACACAGATGCACAACCCACTCACTCCTGGGTTCACTCTCTGCCACAGCTATCTCAAAATTCCTAACTTTGAACTAGGagcttgtgttttcattttgcacagggCCCCACAGATTCTGCAGCCATCCTGCCTGCCCCTGCACCcttgcctcaggctctgcttttgtGACAGGACCCTCTGGCCCTTTCAAGGGGAAGGTTCTTGTGGTCTGTGGTTCGGGGCTGGGGCCCTGCCTGAGCCTCAGCCCTTTCCCCTGGGGGCTGTGTCCAGGCCTCATTCTCCAAATACCAGGGGTACTTCCTGTGTCCCCAGGGGTGACCAAGACGCTCTCCATGCCCTCAAAGAGCCAAAGGGAAAGGTAAACAAGTAAACAGATGTATTTAATAAAGTGTGACAAGTGCCACGCAGGTGTGGGCAGCTGGCAGGGCTGTGGGCGTCAGGTGCGCCTGGCCGGTCCATGGGGCGCCTGCTCTGGCACAGCGttcctgcctgtggccctgggcacTCCCTTGGCAGACACGGCCCTTCCCCCGGCTGGAGGGGACACGCAGGAGGCACGGCTGCCCCCGGGTTTGGAACAAACACGTTTATTGCAGGAAAGGCGTGGCGGGTGCTGGGGCGCGGGCTCACCAGGCGAAGAGTGGCTtgctgtcctccttggagagctCACACAGGCAGTTGAGCAGCAGCAGTGAGTCGCCCAGGAACTTGGGGGGCACGATGTCGATGACCAGCTTGCGCAGGGCGGCCGGGCTGCTGTGCAGCGGGTTTGCGCGCAGGTCGGGCCGCTGCTTCAGGATGCCGTAGGTGTTGATGAGGAACTCGCTGAACACGGGGTGCACGTCGCGGTTGTAGCCCAGCTTCTCCAGGCGCGCCATCAGCGTCAGGTAGCGGTGTGTCAGCTCCCGCATCTTCTTCTCATCCACAGAGCCATCCAGGGACTTGATGGACGTCTGGGGACACAGCGCATGGGCAGGTGGGGCGGAGCCACAGGAGCCCCCATGGGAAGCCAGGGTAGGGACAGTGACCAGATTTCTATAAAGGAAGCTTCATAGAtggggaaacaggcccagagccAAGCCCCCCACCATGGCAAGTGAGCCGCCCAGTCACCCCTCCAGCAGCCAGTGTCAGGGACAAGAGCAGGGCCCCGTCCTGGACGAGGAGGAAGCCAACATGCTCCGTGGCCCCAGGAGCCACTCCTGAGACTGTCCCAGGCCACAGAGCAGAGGTACTTATGGCAGGGGCTCAGCACACCCTGTGGAATATGGGCCTCAGACACACCTCAGCTTTGCCCGGGCTACAGCTGTACGGGTACCACAGGTGAAAGGGCAGTGGGTCACCCAGTCTCCTGTCCCAGGGTAGAAAGGGgaccccagggcagggaggcacACCTGCTTGATCTTCTCAGGGATGTTGGACACAGTAAAGCCATACAGCCGAGTCACCCCAGGGAAGACGTAGGCCAGGATGCGCCGGTCCAGCTGGAAGGCAATCTCCCCAACGATGCGGCCATCCTTCTCCGCACTGGTGAAGCTCTGAATCTCTGCGAGGGAATGGGGGGAGGATGGTGAGACAGGCTGGGGTCCCCCACACAAAGAGTCCAGGGCCGCCCACCTTCCTCCTGCCTGTGCTCCAGTATCCATTGTAGGCAAAGAACCTATTTGAAAGTGGCTTCTGCGGGTTCCTGGTGAAGTCTGTGGAGCCTCTGGCGGGGGCTCCCCAGGGGCCCTGGTCTTGATCATGGTAGGGGgcaccctcctccagcccctaCTGTGAGGGCAAATACTAATTTAAAGGAAGACTGAATTTTCTGTTGCCAAAAAGGGGAAGgacccttcctctcttcccttttcttaacaCGTTCCCTGGGAAACCTGGGATGCTCAGTCCTTGCTTCATCCCTCCCTTTGATATCGATGTAAATATGTAAAAGCCTGTTTTACAGCCCAGAATTGTTTTTCTTGTCCCCCCATCACCAGGGAGTCTGCCCCTCACCTGGGTCAAGGGAGACCCCTGCCCTATGACCAGGTGAATACGGATATCTGGGTCTCCCATCACCTGAGGGCGGGGTTAGGGTTGACCTGAGAGCACGTCTGTAACACGTAAAGGGTCCAGTCTGCCTGGCTGGTGAAAGGGGAGATTCTGTCCCTCTTAGCAGCCTGAGTGCCTCACAGACTGGCTTAATGTTTATTCGATAACAAGGTTCCCTTCCTACGTTTATGCAGAGGATGGCTGGGTTGGCAGgagattctatttttaataatttcccgGATATTACCGGTCACATCAACCACCCTTCCCCTCCAAGTCTCCCGTCTCCACAGCAGCCCCGATGTCACTAGTCACCATCACACAACGTGGTGCGTGTCAACACCCTTCAGACCAACGCACTCTGTGAACACGCCCTGCCAGTGGCTGAAACTGAGATGCCTCCGAAACTGAAAGATGCAAAGTGAGGAAAGGCGGCCTGAGACTTGGTCAGACACCCGGAGCCCAAAGGCCACACAACGGGGAGTGGGCGCCTGGCAGCCCCCCTCCCAACCTGTGGGCACAGACTCTCCAGGTTCTGCTCTTCCATCCCTGTGGGAGACGCTTACAACATGTCCATTTCTAAAACCCCAGAGCTTTTCCTTCCCAGGGTGTTGCCTGGCTGCAGCCCCACGGGTTAACCCAGCACAGTTGGCAGTGGGTACACAGGCCGGGTGCTGTGCTGAGGACAGCCAGCCCCCAGGTCCTGTTACACACACCTGTGcccaccagaggctctgcccccaACACCATGCAAAAAGGTCAGCTGGACCCCTACCCTTGCTGGGTCTGTGGCCTTCCGGGGGTTGCTAGGCCACTACAAGACCAACCCAAGGGGACTTCCCACACAGGAATCTGTGTGGCCTACATGGCTGGGCCACAGCTCTCCCTGCAACCTCAACCGTTGTTCACCTTCCCTTGGCTCCATCCTGTGTCCATGGAACCGCTCATCCCAGGATCCCACCCAGTGACTCTCACACAGGAACAGGACAGCTGGTCAGCACAGGCTAATCAAGCCCAGGTGTCGGCAGCCTCTTCCTTTCTGGGCAGGCTGCTGACAGATGGGCCACTGAGTGGCCCTAGGGCCCCTGTCCTGCTCACAGGTGCTGAATGGGGAGGCACACTGGGGACACTCCAGGCCTCAGGGGAGGTGGGCtctgcaggtgggggtggggaaaggaaggggccACAGGGGAGTAGCTGACCCAGGCAGAGGGCCCCTCCAGAGCCATAGGACCCAGAGCCACATGAGGGCtgtgagggctgggggttggggcagacGGTTGCAAGGTCATAGGACAAGGAAGCAGGAGATACACGGGCAGAGGCCAGGTTCCCGGGGCCCGGGAGAAACGCTGGGTGAGGGTGTCGAGAAAGTGTTGTTGTGGCCACTTGGGCAGCTGGAGCAGCTCCCAGCAAAGCCTTCGGGCCTCAGAGTTCAATCAGGG contains the following coding sequences:
- the SPATC1L gene encoding speriolin-like protein isoform X1, which encodes MGRFTSVPDVPSQLQTPSLEDLLCSHVPLSNEDDASPGCATTSQVPFKAFLSTPELHTPRSTDRKLCPLLNPLQDPLMDKTLLEPREMVRPKKVCFSESSLPSGDRTRRSYYLNEIQSFTSAEKDGRIVGEIAFQLDRRILAYVFPGVTRLYGFTVSNIPEKIKQTSIKSLDGSVDEKKMRELTHRYLTLMARLEKLGYNRDVHPVFSEFLINTYGILKQRPDLRANPLHSSPAALRKLVIDIVPPKFLGDSLLLLNCLCELSKEDSKPLFAW